In a genomic window of Rhabdothermincola sediminis:
- a CDS encoding carboxymuconolactone decarboxylase family protein, whose translation MPHIELPEGVPGIIGPMMFRPETAKPLNELAEVLLRGDHSLSRGERELIAGYVSWLNNCTFCSRSHNTFAAVQLEDGWSVVDAVKADPSTAPISDKMKALLAIAAKVQQSGSNVTEADIAAARAEGATDVEIHDTVLIAAAFCMYNRYVDGLATWAPDEQELYDNSAAVIVEHGYVGSIDAMS comes from the coding sequence ATGCCACACATCGAGTTGCCCGAGGGCGTGCCCGGCATCATCGGGCCGATGATGTTCAGGCCCGAGACGGCCAAGCCGCTCAACGAGCTCGCTGAGGTGCTCCTGCGAGGTGACCACTCCCTGTCCCGCGGGGAGCGGGAACTCATCGCCGGCTACGTGTCGTGGCTCAACAATTGCACGTTCTGCTCGCGATCGCACAACACGTTCGCTGCCGTACAGCTCGAGGATGGCTGGTCTGTCGTCGATGCCGTCAAGGCCGACCCGTCCACCGCTCCGATCAGCGACAAGATGAAGGCGCTGCTCGCCATCGCGGCCAAGGTCCAGCAGAGCGGCTCGAACGTCACCGAGGCCGACATAGCGGCGGCGCGGGCCGAGGGCGCCACCGACGTGGAGATCCACGACACCGTGCTCATCGCGGCTGCGTTCTGCATGTACAACCGTTACGTCGACGGTCTCGCCACCTGGGCGCCCGACGAGCAGGAGCTCTACGACAACAGCGCCGCAGTGATCGTCGAGCACGGTTACGTCGGCTCGATCGACGCGATGTCCTGA
- a CDS encoding ABC transporter permease has translation MTRPTFGAFRSSLARRRPSGADVAVFLAIAVVLYTIGRVAPDTTVSLLPNQYTDIDTDPARLPYYAVRSLLRMFVALALSYAFTFVYGYAAARSRRAERVLIPALDILQSVPVLGFLSITVVGFVALFPGSLLGLECAAIFAIFTSQVWNITFGFYQSLITLPREFDELSRLHRLSRWMRFWRIEVPSSAIGLVWNGMMSMGGGWFFLVASEAITVNNNETVLPGVGSYAGAAIDAGDLPGVGWAIVTMLILVLGVNVLFWRPLTAWVERFRNEQSEASDVQRSFVLELWRRSRFPCLTRRVRRWATEPVNRAGRILGVDRRPLVVDTRRRRIGDLAFFATVGSLLAWGAYELLAYITREEGPGIFLRPIQLGVWTMIRVAVVVVASTLLWVPVGVRIGLDPRLARIAQPLVQVFASFPANFLFPLVVVVLLHTGISLDVGGIVLMALGAQWYILFNAIAGGMAIPTDLREAMTDIGVTGWQRWKRLYLPAIFPSYVTGGITASGGAWNASIVAEVVTYGGNTLTAVGLGAFIAESTAAGDFPRTLAGVMVMSAYVVLVNRLLWRRLYRVAEARYHL, from the coding sequence ATGACCCGGCCGACCTTCGGCGCGTTCCGCTCGTCGCTGGCCCGCCGACGGCCGAGTGGTGCGGACGTGGCCGTGTTCCTGGCGATCGCCGTGGTGCTCTACACGATCGGCCGGGTGGCGCCCGACACGACGGTGTCGCTGCTCCCGAACCAGTACACCGACATCGACACGGACCCGGCACGCCTCCCCTACTACGCGGTGCGCAGCCTCCTCCGCATGTTCGTGGCGCTGGCCCTCTCCTACGCATTCACCTTCGTCTACGGCTACGCCGCGGCACGGAGCCGTCGGGCCGAACGGGTGCTCATCCCCGCACTCGACATCCTGCAATCGGTTCCGGTGCTCGGCTTCCTGTCGATCACCGTGGTGGGGTTCGTCGCGCTGTTCCCCGGCTCGCTGCTCGGGCTGGAGTGCGCCGCGATCTTCGCCATCTTCACCTCACAGGTCTGGAACATCACCTTCGGCTTCTACCAGTCGCTGATCACGCTGCCTCGCGAGTTCGACGAGCTGTCACGCCTGCACCGCCTCAGCCGATGGATGCGCTTCTGGCGCATCGAGGTGCCGAGCAGCGCCATCGGCCTGGTGTGGAACGGGATGATGAGCATGGGCGGGGGATGGTTCTTCCTCGTGGCCTCCGAGGCCATCACGGTCAACAACAACGAGACGGTGCTGCCCGGGGTCGGCTCCTACGCCGGAGCGGCGATCGACGCTGGCGACCTCCCCGGCGTCGGCTGGGCCATCGTGACCATGCTGATCCTGGTGCTCGGGGTGAACGTCTTGTTCTGGCGGCCGCTCACCGCCTGGGTCGAGAGGTTCCGCAACGAGCAGTCCGAGGCTTCCGACGTGCAGCGCTCGTTCGTCCTCGAGCTGTGGCGGCGCTCCCGGTTCCCATGCCTCACGCGCCGGGTACGGCGGTGGGCCACCGAGCCGGTCAACCGAGCGGGACGCATCCTCGGCGTGGACCGCCGGCCGTTGGTCGTGGACACCCGGCGCCGGCGCATCGGTGACCTCGCCTTCTTCGCCACGGTCGGCAGCCTCCTCGCCTGGGGCGCCTACGAGCTGCTCGCCTACATCACCCGGGAGGAGGGTCCGGGGATCTTCCTCCGGCCGATCCAGCTCGGGGTCTGGACCATGATCCGGGTGGCAGTGGTTGTCGTCGCCTCCACCCTGCTCTGGGTTCCCGTCGGGGTGCGCATCGGCCTCGATCCTCGGTTGGCACGGATCGCGCAGCCGCTCGTACAGGTCTTCGCCAGCTTCCCCGCCAACTTCCTGTTCCCGCTGGTGGTCGTGGTCCTGCTCCACACCGGGATCAGCCTCGACGTCGGAGGGATCGTGCTCATGGCGCTCGGCGCCCAGTGGTACATCCTGTTCAACGCCATCGCCGGCGGAATGGCCATCCCCACCGATCTCCGGGAGGCGATGACCGACATCGGCGTGACGGGATGGCAGCGCTGGAAGCGGCTGTACCTCCCGGCGATCTTCCCGTCGTACGTGACCGGCGGGATCACCGCCTCGGGCGGAGCGTGGAACGCGTCGATCGTCGCTGAGGTGGTCACCTACGGCGGGAACACGCTCACCGCAGTAGGCCTCGGCGCGTTCATCGCCGAGTCCACCGCGGCCGGCGACTTCCCCCGCACCCTCGCGGGAGTGATGGTCATGAGCGCCTACGTCGTGCTCGTCAACCGACTGCTGTGGCGCCGTCTCTACCGCGTCGCCGAAGCCCGCTACCACCTGTGA
- a CDS encoding ABC transporter ATP-binding protein, with amino-acid sequence MTTISTRPVLVSATGITKSFTTPDGQPLPVLEGIDLEVREGEILALLGRSGSGKSTLLRCLAGLIGPTTGQVRYRGEPLTGANPGTAMVFQSFALLPWLTVQENVEIGLEARGLPPAERAERARAAIDLIGLDGFENAYPKELSGGMRQRVGFARALVVEPDVLLMDEPFSALDVLTAENLRGELLELWQRAEFPTKAIVLVTHNIEEAVLLADRVVILGSNPGRIRTSLDITYPRPRNRQDPDFEEMMDLIYVIMTGRHEDEAMKVRHEHPVGRITPGELPLPGATVDALSGLAEILHRLDDRIDLADLAEDLVLEVDDLLPLVDALELLGFVTVRAGEVRLTPEGVGFAGADIQQSKEIFARAALANAPLVAAITKGLENSLDGSLPIGFFRDVLRRSFSEAETDRQLDIALDWGRYAELYDYDAARRQLRLDEERLATRP; translated from the coding sequence ATGACCACCATCAGCACCCGACCGGTGCTGGTCTCCGCCACCGGCATCACCAAGTCCTTCACCACCCCCGACGGCCAACCACTGCCCGTGCTCGAGGGCATCGACCTCGAGGTGAGGGAAGGCGAGATCCTGGCGCTGCTCGGTCGCTCCGGGAGCGGCAAGTCCACGCTGCTGCGCTGCCTCGCCGGCCTCATCGGGCCGACGACAGGTCAGGTCCGCTACCGGGGTGAACCGCTCACCGGTGCCAACCCCGGCACCGCGATGGTGTTCCAGAGCTTCGCGTTGCTGCCGTGGCTCACCGTGCAGGAGAACGTCGAGATCGGCCTGGAGGCCCGCGGCCTGCCCCCCGCCGAGCGAGCCGAGCGCGCCCGCGCCGCCATCGACCTCATCGGCCTCGACGGCTTCGAGAACGCGTATCCCAAGGAGCTCTCGGGGGGCATGCGCCAGCGCGTCGGGTTCGCCCGAGCGTTGGTAGTCGAGCCCGACGTGCTGCTCATGGACGAACCGTTCTCCGCCCTCGACGTCCTCACCGCCGAGAACCTCCGTGGCGAGCTCCTCGAGCTGTGGCAACGAGCTGAGTTCCCCACCAAGGCCATCGTGCTGGTCACGCACAACATCGAAGAAGCCGTCCTGCTCGCCGACCGGGTGGTGATCCTCGGCTCCAACCCCGGCCGCATCCGCACCAGCCTCGACATCACCTACCCGAGACCACGGAACCGCCAGGACCCCGACTTCGAGGAGATGATGGACCTCATCTACGTGATCATGACCGGGCGCCACGAAGACGAAGCCATGAAGGTTCGGCACGAGCACCCGGTCGGGCGCATCACCCCCGGTGAGCTCCCGCTGCCGGGTGCCACCGTCGACGCGCTCTCCGGCCTGGCGGAGATCCTCCACCGCCTCGACGACCGCATCGACCTGGCGGATCTTGCGGAGGACCTCGTCCTCGAGGTGGATGATCTCCTGCCCCTCGTCGACGCGCTCGAGCTGCTCGGCTTCGTCACCGTGCGGGCCGGCGAGGTGCGGCTCACGCCCGAGGGTGTCGGCTTCGCCGGTGCCGACATCCAGCAGTCCAAGGAGATCTTCGCCCGCGCAGCCCTGGCCAACGCACCGCTGGTCGCCGCGATCACGAAAGGGCTCGAGAACAGCCTCGATGGTTCGCTCCCCATCGGCTTCTTCCGTGATGTCCTACGCCGCTCGTTCAGCGAAGCCGAGACGGACCGCCAACTGGACATCGCCCTGGACTGGGGCCGCTATGCCGAGCTCTACGACTACGACGCCGCGCGCCGGCAGCTCCGCCTCGACGAGGAACGGCTGGCGACCCGGCCCTGA
- a CDS encoding SLC13 family permease — MDRAIDNVTAMVPALLFLCAGVPLASLLDRLEFFEALAITIDRRFEHLQVAVLWWLAGARTVVLNLDTTVVLLTPLYVRLARRAGVDPLPLALIPLLLASFASSVLPVSNLTTLIAVERFDLPVSEVFVHLAPVSAVACIAGWLAYRRRHPTALPGGRSEPVDRRAVIVGGSVVTGALIGFVAGPSAGVSPWMVAVAADLVPIAATAALGGITLLSTAAAGLVNNLPTLLVALEGARSMSGGMWAWLAGVNTGAVVVPLGALANLLWWRLVREEGIELTVRGYLGMVAPIALPAVLRAAAAMAGTRLIAG, encoded by the coding sequence GTGGATCGCGCCATCGACAACGTGACCGCCATGGTCCCTGCACTGCTCTTCCTGTGTGCAGGAGTCCCGTTGGCATCACTGCTCGACCGGCTGGAGTTCTTCGAAGCACTCGCCATCACGATCGACCGCCGCTTCGAACACCTCCAGGTGGCGGTGCTGTGGTGGCTGGCAGGGGCGAGGACGGTGGTGCTGAACCTCGATACCACCGTGGTGCTCCTCACTCCCCTCTACGTGCGCCTCGCCCGCCGAGCCGGTGTCGACCCGCTGCCGCTCGCGCTGATCCCGCTCCTGCTGGCCAGCTTCGCGTCGTCGGTGCTGCCCGTGTCGAACCTCACGACGCTCATCGCCGTGGAGCGGTTCGACCTGCCGGTGAGCGAGGTGTTCGTCCACCTGGCACCGGTGAGCGCCGTGGCCTGCATCGCCGGTTGGCTGGCGTACCGCCGCCGGCACCCGACCGCCCTGCCCGGCGGCCGCTCCGAGCCGGTCGATCGCCGAGCGGTGATCGTCGGCGGGAGCGTGGTGACCGGTGCACTCATCGGCTTCGTGGCCGGCCCGAGCGCCGGCGTGTCCCCGTGGATGGTGGCGGTGGCCGCCGATCTGGTGCCGATCGCGGCGACGGCTGCCCTCGGCGGCATCACCTTGTTGAGTACCGCAGCGGCAGGCTTGGTGAACAACCTGCCGACGCTGCTGGTCGCGCTGGAGGGCGCCCGATCGATGAGCGGGGGGATGTGGGCGTGGCTGGCCGGGGTCAACACCGGCGCGGTCGTGGTGCCGCTGGGCGCGCTGGCCAACCTCCTGTGGTGGCGGCTCGTTCGGGAGGAAGGCATAGAGCTGACCGTGCGCGGCTACCTGGGGATGGTCGCCCCCATCGCCCTGCCGGCCGTGCTGCGCGCGGCGGCCGCGATGGCCGGGACTCGGCTGATCGCCGGATGA
- a CDS encoding DMT family transporter encodes MGIAPAGRGALRSLVAAVLFGSSAPAASVLAGGMPTLVLAGLLYLSAALVVFPGAVRQRPTMSAMHSGARSLALAVVFGGAIGPVLLVAGLERLPAATASLLLNVELVATIGLAGVLFREHLGRRLLVAAGLVTLAGALLVWEPGARFDLNALFIIGACIAWGIDNNVTARLDQLGPEQITLVKGAVAGTVNVVLGIAIAGSWQVDARAIVVALVIGAFGYGASIALWVTGARDLGAARAQVIFALAPFLGAALSWTVLGEPITAVQLLAIPLAAAGVGLSLRTAHDHPHVHEVLEHDHEHRHDDGHHRHTHPESVSGSHTHRHRHEPVQHAHPHVPDLHHRHAH; translated from the coding sequence ATGGGCATCGCTCCCGCCGGTCGCGGGGCGCTGCGCTCTCTGGTCGCCGCGGTGCTGTTCGGGAGCTCTGCGCCGGCCGCCTCCGTGCTCGCCGGGGGTATGCCGACCCTGGTGTTGGCAGGCCTGCTCTACCTCAGTGCCGCGCTGGTGGTGTTTCCTGGCGCGGTCCGTCAACGCCCGACGATGAGCGCGATGCACAGCGGAGCCCGCTCCCTCGCGCTCGCGGTGGTGTTCGGGGGCGCGATCGGCCCCGTACTGCTCGTCGCCGGGCTCGAGCGCCTTCCGGCGGCCACGGCATCGCTGCTGCTGAACGTCGAGCTCGTCGCCACCATCGGACTGGCCGGAGTCCTGTTCCGTGAACACCTGGGTCGCCGGCTCCTCGTCGCCGCCGGCCTGGTCACCCTCGCGGGGGCCCTGCTCGTCTGGGAACCGGGCGCCAGATTCGACCTGAATGCGTTGTTCATCATCGGCGCCTGCATCGCATGGGGCATCGACAACAACGTCACCGCCCGTCTCGACCAGCTCGGTCCGGAGCAGATCACCCTGGTGAAGGGCGCGGTGGCCGGGACGGTCAATGTGGTGCTCGGGATCGCCATCGCCGGTTCCTGGCAGGTCGATGCCCGAGCGATCGTCGTCGCACTGGTCATCGGGGCGTTCGGCTATGGCGCGTCGATCGCCCTGTGGGTCACGGGGGCCCGCGATCTCGGGGCGGCCCGGGCGCAGGTCATCTTCGCCCTAGCACCGTTCCTCGGGGCGGCGCTGTCGTGGACCGTGCTCGGCGAGCCCATCACCGCCGTGCAACTGCTCGCGATTCCCCTCGCCGCGGCCGGCGTCGGGCTGTCGTTGCGGACCGCCCACGACCATCCCCACGTCCACGAGGTGCTCGAGCACGACCACGAGCATCGCCACGACGACGGCCATCACCGCCACACCCATCCGGAGAGCGTGTCCGGCAGCCACACCCATCGGCACCGCCACGAGCCGGTCCAGCACGCGCACCCCCACGTCCCCGACCTGCACCATCGTCACGCGCACTGA
- a CDS encoding DUF305 domain-containing protein, with translation MRLRLAIVTIAAVSALTAAACSSNDHGDMDMGSGDDLPGSSMPHDDMGAGMTGSTSTISVPADAAFNAIDVAFAQGMIPHHAQAVEMAELALAISTDPTVRALAEKVKAAQDPEITLMASWLEAWGQPVPDRNAPMGHDSTSSGCMMMFGMMSDDDMARLGAASGAEFDRMFLEMMIRHHEGAIQMAQQELTDGKYPPAKDLARAIIAAQQAEIDQMRALLSPPT, from the coding sequence GTGCGCCTACGCCTCGCCATCGTCACCATCGCGGCCGTCTCCGCTCTCACCGCCGCCGCGTGCTCCTCGAACGACCACGGTGACATGGACATGGGGTCAGGTGATGACCTGCCGGGATCGTCCATGCCCCACGACGACATGGGTGCCGGCATGACGGGCTCGACCTCCACGATCAGCGTGCCCGCCGACGCCGCGTTCAACGCCATCGACGTCGCCTTCGCCCAGGGCATGATCCCGCACCACGCCCAAGCCGTGGAGATGGCGGAGCTGGCCCTCGCGATCTCCACCGACCCGACCGTCCGGGCGCTCGCCGAGAAGGTCAAGGCAGCCCAGGATCCCGAGATCACCCTCATGGCGAGCTGGCTCGAAGCCTGGGGGCAGCCCGTGCCGGACCGCAACGCTCCGATGGGTCACGACTCCACCAGCTCAGGGTGCATGATGATGTTCGGGATGATGTCCGACGACGACATGGCCCGCCTCGGCGCGGCCAGTGGTGCGGAGTTCGACCGGATGTTCCTGGAGATGATGATCCGGCACCATGAGGGGGCGATCCAGATGGCCCAACAGGAACTCACCGACGGCAAGTACCCGCCGGCCAAGGACCTGGCCCGCGCCATCATCGCCGCCCAGCAGGCCGAGATCGACCAGATGAGGGCGCTGCTGTCGCCCCCGACCTGA
- a CDS encoding multicopper oxidase family protein, translating to MTGHPLDRRRFLVAAGATALAAAAGCSTSGSRSRSAPSAPPATIGPTDPAVAAVEAARPKTGTVVRRELRAAPATLEVGNRRVETWAYDGAAPGATLRAVVGDTVEVVLRNDLPEDTTVHWHGLALRNDMDGVHDLTQPPIHPGDTFTYRFTAPHAGTYWFHPHMGLQLDRALYAPLVIDEPDEPGAYDVDEVIVLDDWLDGLGTTPDRAYEQLTSMGMGGGHGMGGMGGSGEMGGMGGGMGMFRSTLLGGDAGDVGYPLHLINGRASVDRSTIEVPSRGRARLRVINAGSDTAYRVAIGGHRLTVTHADGFPVEPVEVDALLIGMGERYDVLVTLSDGAWPFVALAEGKDQTASLVLRTRGSTAAEPPVDLRPPELDGRLLGYADLRAAEGVRLGPRDVDVSETVTLTGSMMPYVWAFDGLPHPERPPMGIRQGQRVRLRFENTTSMWHPIHLHGHTFRVGTDPAGPRKDTVNVLPGETVVVEFDADNPGQWMTHCHNTYHLERGMAMVLSYVL from the coding sequence ATGACGGGCCACCCGCTCGATCGCCGTCGGTTCCTGGTCGCCGCCGGCGCGACCGCGCTCGCCGCCGCCGCTGGCTGCTCCACATCGGGGAGTCGTTCGCGATCGGCACCCTCCGCGCCCCCTGCCACCATCGGACCGACCGACCCGGCCGTCGCGGCCGTGGAGGCGGCCCGGCCGAAGACGGGGACCGTCGTGCGTCGCGAGCTGCGCGCGGCTCCCGCCACGCTGGAGGTGGGCAACCGGCGAGTCGAGACCTGGGCCTACGACGGAGCCGCCCCCGGAGCGACGCTGCGTGCGGTGGTGGGCGACACCGTGGAGGTCGTGCTGCGCAACGACCTGCCCGAAGACACCACCGTCCACTGGCACGGCCTGGCCTTGCGCAACGACATGGACGGGGTGCACGACCTGACCCAGCCCCCGATCCACCCCGGCGACACCTTCACCTACCGCTTCACCGCTCCTCACGCGGGCACGTACTGGTTCCATCCGCACATGGGCCTCCAGCTCGACCGAGCGCTGTACGCACCACTGGTGATCGACGAACCGGACGAGCCTGGCGCCTACGACGTCGATGAGGTCATCGTGCTCGACGACTGGCTCGACGGACTCGGCACCACCCCGGATCGCGCGTACGAGCAGCTCACGTCGATGGGGATGGGTGGCGGCCACGGTATGGGGGGCATGGGCGGCTCCGGGGAGATGGGAGGGATGGGGGGTGGGATGGGCATGTTCCGCTCGACGCTCCTGGGTGGCGACGCCGGAGACGTCGGCTATCCCCTGCACCTCATCAACGGACGTGCTTCCGTGGACCGCTCGACGATCGAGGTTCCCTCCCGTGGTCGAGCTCGGCTGCGCGTGATCAACGCCGGCTCCGACACCGCGTACCGGGTGGCGATCGGTGGTCATCGCCTGACGGTCACCCACGCCGACGGGTTCCCGGTCGAGCCGGTCGAGGTGGACGCGCTGCTCATCGGCATGGGTGAGCGCTACGACGTGCTGGTCACCCTCTCCGATGGCGCATGGCCCTTCGTGGCCTTGGCCGAAGGTAAGGACCAGACCGCCAGCCTGGTCTTGCGCACCAGAGGCTCTACGGCCGCAGAGCCGCCGGTTGACCTGCGCCCACCGGAGCTCGACGGCCGGCTGCTCGGCTACGCGGACCTCCGAGCAGCCGAGGGGGTCCGGCTCGGGCCCCGTGACGTCGATGTCTCCGAGACGGTGACCCTGACGGGCTCGATGATGCCGTACGTGTGGGCGTTCGATGGTCTCCCACACCCGGAGCGACCGCCGATGGGCATTCGCCAGGGTCAACGGGTCCGGCTGCGATTCGAGAACACCACGTCGATGTGGCACCCGATCCACCTGCACGGCCACACCTTTCGTGTCGGCACCGACCCTGCGGGGCCACGCAAGGACACGGTCAACGTCCTCCCGGGTGAGACCGTGGTCGTCGAGTTCGATGCGGACAACCCCGGTCAGTGGATGACCCACTGCCACAACACGTACCACCTGGAACGCGGCATGGCGATGGTCCTGTCGTATGTCCTGTGA
- a CDS encoding M56 family metallopeptidase, which yields MNVLLVAPLLLVVAGVAAGWFLPRVTSPASSVRVLTVATVVAAAGVAAALALVVLAGASELHDVSSWLGWCDALYPGDHGAAPWAGALAAALLVVAARRARRYLSRSRAEMAAFAAVEGVEVIAAAGAVAFAVPGSPGGVILGDELVRTLSRDERQAVIAHEHAHLDHGHHRYVHAVETCAAAFPFLVPLARQVRFNTERWADETAASAVGSRTLVARAIARVALLGAPSPAPGVLGFRSLSAAARVEALLRPSTPVRLTLPAAASTMTIVTTLAGSSVQLHHLVFFLDHACR from the coding sequence GTGAACGTGCTGCTCGTCGCCCCGCTGTTGCTCGTCGTCGCCGGTGTGGCCGCGGGATGGTTCTTGCCGCGGGTGACGTCGCCGGCTTCGAGCGTTCGGGTGCTCACCGTGGCGACCGTCGTGGCTGCCGCCGGGGTGGCTGCCGCGCTGGCCCTGGTGGTGCTGGCCGGTGCGTCGGAGCTGCACGACGTGTCGTCGTGGCTCGGCTGGTGCGACGCGCTCTACCCCGGCGACCACGGCGCCGCGCCATGGGCCGGTGCACTCGCCGCGGCGCTGCTGGTGGTCGCCGCCCGCCGGGCACGGCGCTACCTCAGCCGGAGCCGAGCGGAGATGGCGGCGTTCGCGGCCGTCGAGGGTGTGGAGGTGATCGCCGCCGCGGGGGCAGTGGCGTTCGCGGTGCCTGGCTCACCCGGCGGGGTCATCCTCGGTGATGAGCTGGTCCGCACCCTCAGCCGGGACGAGCGCCAGGCGGTGATCGCGCACGAGCACGCCCACCTCGATCACGGCCACCACCGTTACGTCCACGCTGTGGAGACCTGCGCTGCCGCGTTCCCCTTCCTCGTGCCCCTCGCCCGCCAGGTCCGTTTCAACACCGAACGGTGGGCTGATGAGACCGCGGCGAGCGCGGTCGGTTCCCGCACCCTGGTGGCCCGGGCGATCGCCCGGGTCGCCCTCCTCGGCGCACCCAGCCCGGCCCCCGGCGTGCTGGGGTTCCGGTCGCTGAGTGCCGCCGCCCGGGTCGAGGCCCTCCTGCGTCCGTCCACCCCGGTCCGGCTCACCCTGCCCGCGGCGGCCTCGACGATGACGATCGTGACGACCCTCGCCGGATCCTCCGTCCAGCTTCACCACCTCGTCTTCTTCCTCGACCACGCCTGCCGCTGA
- a CDS encoding BlaI/MecI/CopY family transcriptional regulator — MGSLEADILEILWRSDGPVTPAEVRERVGGELAYTTIATILTRLVDKGLVRRARRGRGYTYAATVTEAELTAARMRSALAASTDRIETMSRFVDGLSAKEAAALRAALEGLDG, encoded by the coding sequence ATGGGCAGCCTCGAGGCCGACATCCTCGAGATCCTGTGGCGATCGGACGGGCCGGTGACCCCGGCCGAGGTGCGCGAGCGTGTAGGTGGGGAGCTCGCCTACACCACGATCGCCACCATCCTGACCCGCCTGGTCGACAAGGGCCTGGTGCGCCGGGCCCGCCGGGGTCGTGGCTACACGTACGCCGCGACGGTCACCGAGGCCGAGCTCACCGCGGCTCGGATGCGGTCCGCGCTGGCGGCCAGCACCGATCGGATCGAGACCATGAGCCGTTTCGTCGACGGGCTGTCGGCCAAGGAGGCCGCTGCGCTGCGCGCCGCACTCGAGGGGCTGGACGGGTGA